DNA from Myxococcaceae bacterium JPH2:
GGGATTGGCCTGCTTCGCGCGCGTCGTCGAGCATCGCTCGTTCTCTCGCGCGGCCACGGTGCTGGGCGTGTCCAAGTCCGTGGTCAGCAGTCGCGTGTCTCGCCTGGAGACTCGCGTGGGTGAACGCTTGCTCATCCGCACCACCCGCAAGCTGAGCGTCACCGATGCGGGCCTGAAGGTGTATTCCCATGTCTCGCGCATGCTTCAGGAGGCGGGCGCGGCCACTCGCGGCGCTTCAGATGCCGAGCGGGGCACGCTTCGGCTCAATGCTCCCGTCAGCTTCGCGCAGATGTATCTGGCCGCTCCGCTGGCTCGCTTCCTGGCCGCCCATCCGCACACCACCGTCGAGGTCTCGCTGAGCGACCGACTCGTGGACCTCGTCGAGGAGCGGGTGGATGTGGCGCTGCGCATCTCTCGACTTCGAGACTCCAGCCTCGTGGCGCGCCGGCTCGCGAGTACCGCGCTGCACGTCTGCGCCTCCCCCGCGTACCTGAAGCGCCGGGGAACTCCCGAGCGCCCCGAGGACCTGCTCCACCATGACTGCCTTCGCTACTCCCACCTGCGCATGCAGGACGAGTGGCGCTTCTATGGCCCCGAAGGTCGCATCCCCATCCCGGTGTCTGGGCCGCTCGCCGCGGGCAATGGCTCGATGCTCCGGGAAGCGGTCGCGCACGGCGTGGGCCTTGCCGTGCTTCCTCGCTTCATGGTCGCTGAGGACTTGCGCAGCGGTCGGCTCGTCACGGTGCTCGATGACTTCGCGCCTCGCCCCGTGAGCATCTATGCCGTGCACGCCTCTGGCCGTGCTCCGGCGCCGCGGGTTCGCGCGCTCCTGGATGTCCTCGCGGCGGAGTTCCGCGTCGCGCCTTGGGCCTGAGCGACGCTCATTGTTCTTTCCCCAGAACAATTCGTTCGCCACGCATGCCTTCCGAAGTCGCGGTGTCCGGCGCATTTCCTGTCGTGAGGGAGAGGCCTTCTCTCCCACCCTCTTCAGGAGCCCATGCCATGAGCCGCACCGATTCCTTCCTTGCCCCCACCGTCGCCCCTGCCGCCGCCGCCGCGTTGCTGCGAGGGGCGCTGGGCGCCGTGTTCCTCGCGCATGCCTACGCCAAGCTGTTCCTGTTCACCTTGCCGGGTACCGCGCAGTTCTTCGAGGCGCATGGCTTCCCGGGCTGGACCGCCTACCCCGTGTTCATCGTGGAGTTGCTCGGAGGACTCGCGCTGCTCGCGGGCTTTCGCACGCGGTGGGTCGCGCTCGGCCTGATTCCGGTGATGCTGGGCGCCCTGAAGCCTCACCTGGGCAATGGCTGGATGTTCTCCAGCGCGGGCGGAGGCTGGGAGTACGTCGCTTTCCTCATCGTCGCGCTCGCGGCGCAGGCGCTGCTGGGGAGCGGCCTGTACTCGCTCGATGCGATGGCCGGCAAGACTTCCGCTGCGCCTCGCACGGCGTGAGTGTCCGCGTGGCTCAGGTCGCGGAGGGCCCGGCGGTCGGCTGGGCCTGATGGGCTCGGTCGAGCAGCAGGGTCACCTCCCCGTCGCTCACGGGGCGGAAGTCGTTGTACCAGGCGCCGATGGCCCACAGGTTCGTGGGTTCTCGCACGCTGACGACGGCGTCCACCTCCGCGCGCAGGGCCGCTGCGGTCTCCGCGGAGGCTACGGGCGCCGCCAGCACGAGCACTCGGGGACCCAGTCGGCTCAGGGCCAGGATGGCGGCCCTCGCCGTGCTCCCCGTGGCGAGCCCGTCATCGACGAGCAGCACCGTACGCCCGCGCACCTGGGGGAGGGAACGTCCATCGCGGTAGCGCTGGACCCGGCGCTCCAACTCGCGCTTCTCGCTCTCCAACACCGCTCGCGCTTCGTCCGGTTGCACGTCATTCATCTGGAGGACCTCGCGGTTGAGGTAGACGGAACCGCCCTCCGAGATGGCGCCCATCGCCAGCTCGGGCTGCCACGGGACGCCCAGCTTGCGCACGCCGAGCACATCCAGCGGGAGCCCCAGAGCCGTTGCCACCTCGTAGCCCACCACCACGCCGCCGCGCGGCAGGGCCAACACCACCGTGTCCGCGTCCGCGAACGCCCCCAGTCTCCGCGCCAGGAGCTGGCCCGCTTCATGTCGGTCTTGGAAGTGCATCTGCGCTCTCCTCGGCCCTCGCGCCACGTCGGACGTGAGGCGTCTCTCCATTCATGGCGCGGTGGCCCAGGCCGCCTCCAGTTGCGCGAGGGCTTGAGACAGCGCCGGTGCCACGTGCACCGGATAGGGCGGTCGCGCGGGTGTCAGTTCCAGGAGTCGAGGGGGCAGCGTGGCGACCTCATGGTGCGCATGCGCCTGGATGTCGATGAGCGGCGGTGACGCTCCGGGCAGTCGCTTCCCCGCGCGCATCATGGGCCGCAGCAGCGGTCGTCCGGCGGCCTCGTGGTCGCGACGGGTGAGGGTGTCGAGCCTCGCGTGCCCGTCCTCTTCCAGCCGGAACACCTGCTTGCGGCCGGGATAGAGCACCTTCGCGGTGGACAGCTTGGTGCGATCTCTGCCCGCGTAGGTCACCAGCTTGTAGGCCATGTCGAGCGTGGGCGCGTCCTTCGACACACCCATCGCTGTTCCTACGCCGAAGGCATCGATGGGCGCGCCGTTCTCCACCAGCAGCGCCACGCTGTCCTCATCCAACCCACCGCTCGCCACCACCTGGATGCGCGTGAGTCCGGCGTCGTCGAGGATGCACCGCGCGTCTCGAGACAGCGTGAGCAGATCGCCCGAGTCCAGGCGGACAGCTCGAACGTGGAAGGACTCGCCCTGCTCCTGCGCGAGGCGCACCACGTGCCGCACGCCGCGCAGGGTGTCGTAGGTGTCCACGAGCAACGTGGCCTCGGGGTAGCGCCGCGTGAAGGCTCGGAAGGCCTCGCGCTCATCCTCGTGGGCCTGCACGTAGCTGTGCGCCAAGGTGCCGGAGAGCGGGA
Protein-coding regions in this window:
- a CDS encoding DoxX family protein, which gives rise to MSRTDSFLAPTVAPAAAAALLRGALGAVFLAHAYAKLFLFTLPGTAQFFEAHGFPGWTAYPVFIVELLGGLALLAGFRTRWVALGLIPVMLGALKPHLGNGWMFSSAGGGWEYVAFLIVALAAQALLGSGLYSLDAMAGKTSAAPRTA
- a CDS encoding phosphoribosyltransferase codes for the protein MHFQDRHEAGQLLARRLGAFADADTVVLALPRGGVVVGYEVATALGLPLDVLGVRKLGVPWQPELAMGAISEGGSVYLNREVLQMNDVQPDEARAVLESEKRELERRVQRYRDGRSLPQVRGRTVLLVDDGLATGSTARAAILALSRLGPRVLVLAAPVASAETAAALRAEVDAVVSVREPTNLWAIGAWYNDFRPVSDGEVTLLLDRAHQAQPTAGPSAT
- a CDS encoding LysR family transcriptional regulator; amino-acid sequence: MSEPLFDDLLGLACFARVVEHRSFSRAATVLGVSKSVVSSRVSRLETRVGERLLIRTTRKLSVTDAGLKVYSHVSRMLQEAGAATRGASDAERGTLRLNAPVSFAQMYLAAPLARFLAAHPHTTVEVSLSDRLVDLVEERVDVALRISRLRDSSLVARRLASTALHVCASPAYLKRRGTPERPEDLLHHDCLRYSHLRMQDEWRFYGPEGRIPIPVSGPLAAGNGSMLREAVAHGVGLAVLPRFMVAEDLRSGRLVTVLDDFAPRPVSIYAVHASGRAPAPRVRALLDVLAAEFRVAPWA
- a CDS encoding nicotinate phosphoribosyltransferase, which produces MEEDTALLLDLYELTMADAYLAEGMEASATFSLFVRVLPPRRNYLLAAGLEDALDYLEHLRFGSAALEWLDARGLFSRRLLDWLEHFRFTGDVDAVPEGTPVFAEEPLLEVTAPLPVAQLVETVLINQLHLQTMAASKASRVVQAAAGRPVVDFGLRRMHGIDAGMKVARAAFIAGVVATSNVAAGWRYGLPLSGTLAHSYVQAHEDEREAFRAFTRRYPEATLLVDTYDTLRGVRHVVRLAQEQGESFHVRAVRLDSGDLLTLSRDARCILDDAGLTRIQVVASGGLDEDSVALLVENGAPIDAFGVGTAMGVSKDAPTLDMAYKLVTYAGRDRTKLSTAKVLYPGRKQVFRLEEDGHARLDTLTRRDHEAAGRPLLRPMMRAGKRLPGASPPLIDIQAHAHHEVATLPPRLLELTPARPPYPVHVAPALSQALAQLEAAWATAP